gcagcaacacatgacaacgcagcttggtagcaacacaacatggcagtagcacaacatggtagcagcacaaaacatggcacagacaacagcacaaagggcaagaataCAATTTTTGTAAATACCAGAAAATATAGGCCAATCTATTGTAAAACATTTTATATGAATATGTTTTTAAAAAAAATTTATGTATAGTAATTCAAAATATATATCGGTCTCCATATTGTCCATGAATTTCTTGTAGATAGACGTATGGTTCAAGAGGAAATATactaattaattaaaaaaaacatCTAATCAACAATACCATTGTTTTTTATGAACTCTGCAAGTCCAACAATTGACTTTTTTataactgccaccagtttgacaaGAATTACATAGCCAAATAAATGAGTGATTTTCTTTttataaaggatatttcatgctgaaaccctcgtattaaacaccaatggtattcacaaagttgatggtttatatttaggatcatGTTTTATTGCTCTGTCATTGTATGTTTTATTTGAAAATCTTAATtatatcacatgtaaaatatatgaaaaggccacacagagggccagagataattagacACCTCAAAAAAATCAGAAGTACCTAAAatggccactagatgtcttgtgatagattacatcaAATCCTTGCAAGATTCACATTCTGGTAGTTTAATGGTAATATTACTTGCCTTTGCAACActaagcttgatgctcctttccaataaatatcgagggtcttattctggtgacatgatgatcgactCTTGGCTGCCCTtggacaaataaaaataatctgtctcttatccataataatctcatgtaggTAGACTGCCAGAACTGtgtctgccagctgttggctagagcacacgtgacaagaccagagtgggtacatttgctatataacgcaacagtttttgtgacaaaaccatcagtagagttgaaaatgcgatggaaacccatttaacttgtatttattttattaggtACATGGGAATTTCACTATAAAAGTTATTTTAATGTGCACCATGTCATCACGCACACAATACGTCTGTTTGATGGAATcccatctctggtgggaaaatgattTCAGAAAATTAGCAtaaaaatctgtcaccaattcgATGGAAGGAAACCTAGTTTGTGACATTCCGATCTCTGGCATTCTCTTCATCTGCCATCACAAAgatctcgctgtgtgtgtgtatatgggtacACTGTGTGCACCTGTGTGTGCTTTGCATGGCTTGGCTCCAGTGGTATCAGACAGAATTTGTCACTTACTGCCCTGTCCTACACTGTCACTAACAGAGCCCAGCCCAGACAATGTCTATCCTGGGGCCCTTATCCCCAGCACCACCCCAATTAGACCAATTAGTTACAGGACAAATCCTAGGCATATCAGGACGCATGCTCAGAATACACTCTCATTTGTTTTATGTCAGGGAAAGTAAGGCCTTCATGAGGACATACTTGTTGTAATACATTACCTGTTTAGCCAAATTAGGAGGAGTAGTAAACAATGTGGTTGCAGGGCAAGGTGCCTTATGTGTCTGTCAGAGTGTCATTGATCTGTATCAGCTTAGCGAGAGGGATTTAATGAGCAGTGGCAGGTGTAGCCAGGTTGAGTCGTTGTACCAGGCCTGGCATGTGGTGgttcctgcctgcctgtctagtGTGTTGTGCCAGGCATAGGAGCATAGAGGCATggcagtggctggctggctgactctcGTCCTCTGCCCCGACAGTAATCAGGGCAGGCCCCCTTGACAACGCCTACCGGCTGAAACAGTTCCACTTCCACTGGGGCAGGAAGGGCAGCCAAGGCTCAGAGCACACCGTCCGAGGAAAGACCTACGCTTCAGAGGTGAGCGTTTCTCCCTCCTAATCACCCAGACGGAGCCTAGGTAACCACATCTTCCCCgacatgcagtgcattcggaaagtattcagaccccttgactttttccaaatttttttaCGTtgcagccgtattctaaaatagattaaattggtttttttaccctcatcaatctacacataatttCCCATAGCAAAAACAAGTCTTGACATTAAAAAAAGGGAATATCaaattacgtaagtattcagaccctttactcagtactttgttgaagcacctttggcagcgattacagcctcgagtcttcgtgggtatgacgttacaagcttggcacacctgtatttgtatttgagtttctcccattcttctttgcagatcctctcaagctctgtcaggttggatgaggagcgttgctgcacagctattttcaggtctctccagagatgtttgatcgggttcaagtccgggctctgtctgggctactcaaggacattcagagacttgtcctgaagtcactcctgcgttgtcttggctgtgtgtttagggtcgttgtcctgttggaaggtgaaccttcgccccagtctcaggtcctgagtgctctggagcaggttttcatcaaggatccttttgtactttgccccgttcatctttccctcgattcttaCTAGccacccagtccctgctgctgaaaaacatcctcacagcatgatgctgccaccaccacgcttcaccgtagggattggtgccaggtttcctccagatgggaCGCTTGGCATGATgtgagagtccttcaggtgccttttggcaaactacaagcgggctgtcatgtgccttttactgaggagtggcttccatctggctgcagagatggttgtccttctggaaggttctcccatctccacagaggaactctggagctctgttagaataaccatcaagttcttggtcacatccttgacctggcaaatctggtgcagtccatgaggaggagatgcactgcagaacttaatgcagctggtggccacactagatagtgactgttacttttgattttgaccccccctttgttcagggacacattattcaatttctgttagtcacaggtttgtggaacttgttcagtttatgtctcagttgttgaatcttgttatgttcatacaaatatttacacatgttaagtttgctgaaaattaatgcagttgacagtgagaggacgtttatttttttgctgagtttaattctgtttttgatttttaatacatttgcaaaaatgtgctttgtcgttatggggtattgtgtgtagattgatgaagggggggggaataatttaatagatttttagaatagggctgtaacgtaacaaaatgtggaaaaagtcaaggggtctgaatcattTCCGACTGCACTGTACATCTGCATCTATATTTGCCAAGAAGTAGTTTTCCCTTCTCTGGTTCGATTGACCTCTGTACTAGGCAACTGGTTTGTTTAGTACCTGAGACGAAGCTGTGTTTCCCTGAATGTGGGTGCTTGGCTCAGGCTTGTCCCTAACCCTGCTGCCCCTCCTCCCTGTTTCCTCCTGCAGCTTCATCTGGTGCACTGGAACGCAGACAAGTACAAGACATTTGGGGAGGCAGCGGCAGCCCCCGATGGACTGGCTGTCCTTGGCGTCTTTTTAGAGGTGAGAGGATCTCCCCCGGGGTACCCCACATACCACTCCCCACATCAGCCAGCAGCTGTTTATCTGTCAGCCAGTAAATTGCTTTGGAATTTAATCTCTTTCTGCTTCACCAGGGCTGTTTAACAGGGATTAGACTGAAGATCAGCAATCACTGAAGGaacaatgtagaacatttttaTGATTTTATGTCTGAACAGAGAGGACGAAAACATTTTACTCGTGTTTGTGTTGAAAATTGTTCAGTCATACCAGTACCATGTGGAAAATATGTGGCACATTTTTATAGACAATGTATTTACATAATACAAAGTATAAAATGTATGTGTTTATGAAATATCTTATTGATAAcacattgacgtatacactgacCGTACAAAACACTAGGAACACCTGCTTTTCCCAtgacactgaccaggtgaatccaggtgaaagatattgtcacttgttgaatccacttcaatcagtgtagatgaaggggaggagacaggttaaagagatttttaagccttgagaaaattgagatgtgaattgtgtatgtgtgcgatTGACGGTGAAAGGgcgagacaaaatatttaagtgtctttgaatggggtatggcagTGGGTACCaggaggcaaaagggggtgcaactcaatattaggaaggtgttcctaatgttttgtacactgagtgtGCATACAGTGCatgatggtaaaaaaaaaacatttcagtatATCATTGTggcaatgtgtgtatgtgtaatcTACTGTAATATATTTAGAATGTTTATGGAAAACATCATATTTTCTCAGATATGACAATCTGTTTGGGCTAATGTTTGAATGTTGAGCTAAAAAGGGAAGGTGTTTTGTTTACAGATCGGAGATGAACACAGAGGTTTACACAAGATAACAGATGCTTTATACATGGTGAAGTTTAAGGTAAGTCTGACATAATGCAAAAGAATGATTCACCTAACGAGTGACTCGAATGATTCAACAGGGCATTTGATAAAAGACTCATCTGAAGTGTAGCATAATCCATATTTCTCATGCTCTTCTTTGTTCTATTTGCACCCAGGGAAGAGTTGCAGATTTCAAAGGTTTCAATCCCAagtgcctcctacctaacagccTACACTTCTGGACCTACCCGGGTTCACTGACCACGCCACCTCTTCACGAGAGTGTCACCTGGATCGTTCTGAAGGAGCCAATCATAGTCTCAGAGAAACAGGTGGGAGCCCTCGCCATCTGATAGGGGTGAATCAGTACTACCAATATGGAGATATCTCTGCTTATGGAAATCTGGGGTCTCCGCTTAGGGAAACCACAGTGAACCACTGCTTTTGTCATGATGTAAATTATGAACCATTTGAATGACAGGCATCTGCCCTGGCGGTGGGTGCTCTGCCCTTCCTCTGCCCTTCCTCCAAAAGCTCAAGAAAGAAAAAGGCACTGAGGGTTTTACACTGATTTATGTGGGAGTGTCTGTTGAAGTAATTATTCTGAAACACTGAAATTGACAAGTAAAAGTATGCCAAGGTTCACTTTGATGGCTCACTTGCAACACTATGGCTGCGTTGTGACAGCCCAATTGTGATATTttctccactaattggtcttttgaccaatc
The sequence above is a segment of the Salvelinus alpinus chromosome 33, SLU_Salpinus.1, whole genome shotgun sequence genome. Coding sequences within it:
- the LOC139563339 gene encoding carbonic anhydrase 7-like, whose protein sequence is MTGRHWGYGEENGPDAWHKNYPIAHGNRQSPIDIVPEDTVYDASLAPIFVSYDHCNSINICNNGHSVTVEFDDTDDKTVIRAGPLDNAYRLKQFHFHWGRKGSQGSEHTVRGKTYASELHLVHWNADKYKTFGEAAAAPDGLAVLGVFLEIGDEHRGLHKITDALYMVKFKGRVADFKGFNPKCLLPNSLHFWTYPGSLTTPPLHESVTWIVLKEPIIVSEKQMGKFRMLLFSGEEEESRKCMENNFRPPQPLKGRKVLASFD